A window of Malania oleifera isolate guangnan ecotype guangnan chromosome 5, ASM2987363v1, whole genome shotgun sequence contains these coding sequences:
- the LOC131156409 gene encoding peroxidase 10-like isoform X1, with amino-acid sequence MSRFRSILFLLINLKNAPSISHWNQHYTRTHSHFPVMSLKLFPYFTIPFLCLILSLNPLFYSQLDYNFYDKSCPGLFMIVKYGIWTAFKNETRIAASLLRLHFHDCFVNGCDASILLDDKSDFKGEKNAFPNRNSARGFEVIENIKADVESACPSTVSCTDILVLAAREAVLLSGGPYWPVQLGRRDGTTASEKAANEQLPSPIEPLENITAKFTTKGLDLNDVVVLSGAHTIGFAQCFTFKGRLFNFKGTGKPDPDLDSSLLLNLQSTCPNVDDVNSKLAPIDAVTSGRFDNVYYTNLMNNSGLLESDQALMRDPKTAAMVNNYSKCPYLFFNDFAASMVKLGNIGILTGQNGQIRKKCGSVN; translated from the exons ATGAGCAGATTCAGATCCATTTTGTTTTTGCTTATAAATCTCAAGAACGCCCCCAGCATAAGTCATTGGAATCAGCATTACACAAGAACACATTCACATTTTCCCGTTATGAGTCTCAAGCTCTTCCCCTACTTCACCATTCCTTTCTTGTGTTTAATCTTGTCCTTAAACCCGCTTTTTTATAGCCAGCTTGATTACAACTTTTATGATAAATCTTGCCCTGGCTTGTTCATGATTGTTAAGTATGGCATTTGGACAGCTTTCAAGAATGAAACAAGAATAGCCGCATCCCTCCTTCGATTGCACTTTCACGATTGCTTTGTAAAT GGATGTGATGCATCCATACTTCTTGATGATAAAAGTGACTTCAAAGGAGAAAAGAATGCATTTCCTAATCGCAATTCAGCCCGAGGTTTCGAAGTCATCGAGAATATAAAGGCAGATGTGGAAAGTGCTTGCCCATCTACTGTCTCATGTACTGATATTTTAGTTCTTGCAGCAAGAGAAGCTGTGCTTCTG TCAGGAGGCCCTTATTGGCCTGTTCAGTTAGGCCGACGAGATGGAACAACTGCAAGTGAGAAGGCAGCTAATGAGCAGTTGCCATCACCTATTGAGCCTCTTGAAAACATCACTGCCAAGTTTACAACAAAGGGTCTTGACCTCAATGATGTTGTGGTCCTTTCAG GAGCACACACCATAGGCTTTGCTCAATGTTTTACCTTCAAGGGGAGACTCTTTAACTTTAAAGGCACCGGCAAGCCTGACCCAGATCTCGACTCTTCACTCCTCTTAAACTTGCAAAGTACTTGTCCAAATGTAGATGATGTGAACAGCAAGCTTGCTCCAATTGATGCTGTAACTTCCGGCAGATTTGACAATGTGTATTATACAAACCTCATGAACAACTCCGGACTCCTCGAATCCGATCAAGCCTTAATGAGGGATCCGAAGACTGCTGCAATGGTTAACAACTACAGCAAGTGCCCTTATCTTTTCTTCAATGACTTTGCAGCATCGATGGTGAAACTCGGGAATATTGGGATACTTACTGGGCAGAATGGGCAGATTAGGAAGAAATGTGGGTCTGTCAACTGA